From the Actinomadura luzonensis genome, the window GCCTTTCTGGGCGGGCCTCCTGCCGGGTGATTCGCGCCCAGCCCGAAAGGCTCTTGCCAACGGCGTCGCGGGCGTTCACACTCATTCGCCCCGGCGCGGGGGCCTCAGAGCCGGCCGATCACGTTCTGCGCGACCAGCGCCAGCGCGGACAGGGCCGCCACCGCGAGGACGGCCCCCCGAGCCCGGCCGCCGTCCAGGTAACGGCGCAGCGGCCCGGACGCCAGGAACCCCAGCGCCATGGGGACGATCAGGAACGCCCCGGTGCCCAGCGCCCGCCCCGGCAGCTCGCCCACGACGGCCAGGATCACGAGCGACTGGGCGGCGCTGAGGAAGAAGAACATGGCGAGCGTGGCCCGGATCTGCGGCCCCCTGGCCGACTGGTAGACCAGCGCGATGGGCGGCCCGCCGATGCCCGTGGCGGTGCCGGTCACGCCCGACACGAACCCCGCCGAGGTGATGGTGACGCCGTTGCGCGGCACGCTCAGCGCCCGCGCGGTGAGCGCCACCGCGACCAGCACCATGGCCGCCACGAGCAACCCCCGCACCTGGACCGACACGTAGACGACGACGAGCGCGCCGAGCACGCTCCCGGGGATCCTCCCCAGCACCGCGAACCCCAGCCCCGGCCAGTCCACCTTCCGCCACTCGGCGACCAGGGTGAGCAGCGGCAGCGTCATGTTGACCACCTGGATGGCGCCCGGCATGAGGTCCGGCTCCAGCATCGTGAGCACGGGCGCCGCCACCAGCCCGAGCCCGAATCCCACCCCGCCCTGCACGATCGCCCCGACAAATACCGCCAAACCACCGATTACCAGTACCAACGCCGCATCAGTCACAGAGGAGAGCTAACCATCTCCATGCTTCGGCCTCGTCCCAACCATGGCCGCGACCGCCGCTCGCCCTGGCGCGCCGGCGCTCGGTTAAGCTGCCGGTCGTGCAGGTCCTGCCGGTCGCTCTCGCTCTCGCCGCCGCCGTGGCGGGCGGTCCCGCGTTCCCCGTGCAGGCGGGGCGGCTGCCGGCCGGGGCCTGCCCGGAGCCGGCGATCAGCGCGGGCGGGATCCCGCGGACGCGGGAGTACCTGGCGGCGGTCGTGAAATGTCTGGACAAGTCGTGGAAGGCGTACGTCGAGCGCGCCGGGCGGACCTTCCGTGAGCCGATCGTGCGCTACTTCGAGGAGCCCGCCGACCGGGTGTGCGGCGGCGACTGGCCCGCGCAGGCCGCCGCGTTCTACTGCGTCGAGCGGCGCACGCTGGTCTTCCCGCTCACCGGCTCCTGGATCGAGGGCCGCACCGACCTGTACCCGTTCAAGGTGGCCGCCCACGAGTACGGGCACCACGTGCAGCGGCTGATGGGCGTGCGCCTGCCGGAGGCCCGGGAGGGCGCCGCGAGGCGCCGCTACGAGTTGCAGGCCGACTGCCTGGCGGGCGCGTTCCTGGGCAGCGTGTGGGGCTCGCTGGGGCGCGCCCGGGCCGACTGGGAGGCGCTGCTGGAGGCCGCCCGGGCCGGCGGCGACGACTTCGACGGGGTGCGCAGCCACGGCAAGGGCGTCACGAGGGTGCGCTGGCTGGAGCGCGGCTACCGGGCCGTCTCCCCTTCCGCCTGCGACACCTGGTCGGCCCCGGCCTCGCGGGTGGCGTAGGAGCGCAGCCGCAGCTCCAGGCCGTCCAGGATGAGCTCCAGGCCGCGGTCGAACGAGCGCTCCCCCTGCGGGTCGCCGATCGCGGCCAGCCCCGCGGCCAGCCGCGGGTACGCCCGGGCGAACTCCGCCAGGTCCGGCGGGCCGTCCCCCGCGTCCGGGCGGGTGCGGTCGGACTGCTCCTCCAGGACGAACCCGCCCACGTACCCGCTCAGCGTGATCATCGCCTGCACGGCGTCGGCCGCCGGGAAGCCGGCCGACTCCAGGGCCGCCACCGACCGCTCGGTGCTCGCGAACAGCTCCGGCGACGGCCGCGTCCCGGCCGCGAGCCGCGCCCCGTCGCGGTAGGCGTTGAGCGTGGCGCGCAGGCCGCGGGCGAAGCCGCGCAGCGCCTCCCGCCACCCGCCGCCCCCGTCCACCGCGCGCATCCCGGCGGCCATCCGCGCCGCCATGGCGTCCAGCAGCTCCTGCTTGTTCGCGAAGTGCCAGTAGAGGGCCGGCGCGCGCACGTCCAGCTCGGCGGCGAGGCGGCGCAGCGTCAGGCCGTCGAGGCCGGTCTCGTTCAGCAGGCGCAGCGCGGTCTCGACGATGGCGGCTCTCTCCAGTCCCACGATTGACAGCTTAACGGTGTTCAGGGCACGCTGATTTAACAACGTTAAGGAGGCGTGGCCATGATCTACGCGGAGGACCTGCGCAAGCGGTACCGGCACGGCGGCAGGCCGGCGCTGCGGGGCGTCGGCCTGGAGGTCCCGGCCGGCACGGTGTGCGGGCTGCTCGGGCCCAACGGCGCGGGCAAGAGCACGCTCGTCCGCATCCTCGCCACGCTGCTGCTCCCGGACGCCGGCCGGGCCGAGGTCGCCGGCCTGGACGTCGTCCGCGACGCCGACCGGCTGCACCGCCTGATCGGCCTGGCCGGGCAGCACGCGGCCGTGGACGAGCTGCTGACCGGCCGCCGCAACCTGGAGCTGTTCGGCCGGCTCCACCACCTGCCCAGGAAGCGGGCGCGGGAGCGGGCCGGCGAGCTGCTGGAGCGCTTCGGCCTGGACGGGGCGGCCGAGCGGCGGGTGCGGACCTACTCGGCGGGCATGCGCCGCCGCCTGGACCTCGCGGCGAGCCTCATCGTCGCGCCGCCCGTGCTGTTCCTCGACGAACCCACCACCGGGCTCGACCCGCGCAGCCGCCTCCAGCTCTGGGAGCTGCTGCGCGCCCTGGTCGGCGAGGGGACCACGCTGCTGCTCACCACGCAGTACCTGGACGAGGCCGACCACCTGGCCGACCAGGTCGTGGTGCTGCGCGACGGCGCGGTGGCCGCCTCCGGGCCGCCCGCCGAGCTGAAGCGGCGGGTGGGCGGCGACCGCGTGGAGGCCGCCTTCGCGAGCGCGGCCGACGCCGTCCGGGCCCGCGCCGCCCTGGGGCTCGGCGGGGACGGCGGCCTCGTGGTGCGCGTCCCCGCGCCGGACGGCGCGCGCTCGCTGCTGCGCGTCGCCCGCGCGCTGGACGACGCCGGCGTCCCCGTGGCCGACCTCACCCTGCGCCGCCCCACTCTGGACGAGGTGTTCCTGCACCTCACGGCCTGAAGGACGCCCCATGCAGACGCTTCACCGGACCATCGCCGACTCCCTCACGATCGCCGGCCGCAGCTACTCCCGCCTGCGCGCGCAGCCGGGCGAGCTGGCCGCCTTCCTCGTCCTGCCCGTGCTCATGACGGTCCTGTTCGGCTACGTCCTCGGCAGCGCGATCACCCTGCCGGGCGGCGGCGACTACCGCTCGTACCTGATGCCGGGCATCTTCACGCAGGTCATGACCATGACCGCGGCCGCCGCGGCGACGGCGGTCGGCGCGGACATGGAGCGCGGCGTCATGGACCGCCTCCGCGTCCAGCCGGTCGCCCCCGGCGCCGTGCTGATCGGCCGCAGCGTGGCCGACCTGTCGACGCACCTGCTGTCACTGGCGTCCATGGTGGCCGCGGCGGTGTTGCTGGCCGGCTGGCGGCCGCACGGCCCGGTCGCGGCGACGGCGGGGGCGTTCGGGCTGCTGGCGCTGTTCGGCTTCGCGATGATCTGGGTCGGCACCTGGATCGGGCTGCTGGTCAGGAGTGCCGCCCAGGCGGACGCGGCCACGTTCGGCTGGTTGTTCCCGATGACGTTCCTGGCCAACACGTTCGTGCCGACGCGCGGGCTGCCGGGCTGGCTGCGGCCGGTCGCCGAGTGGAACCCGATGAGCGCGGTGACGGCGGCCACCCGCCTGCTGTTCGGCAACCCGGCGGGGTCGCCGGCCGCCGCCTGGCCGCTGCGGCACCCGGTCGCGGCGAGCCTGCTGTGGTCGGCCGCGCTGATCGCGGTGTTCGTCCCGCTGTCGGTGCGCCGGCACCGCGCGCACGGCCGCTGAACGGGGAAGGGCCGCCCGGCGGTGGGTGTTCCGCCGGGCGGCCCTTTCTGGCTCGGGTGGTTCCCCCGATGCGGGGCGCGTGAGGATCGCGCCCCAACCCCCGTCCCCAGCCCGGCTCATGACCGGGCGGGAGGCGGGAAGATCACTTGGCCAGCAGCGAGCGCAGGACGTACTGCATGATGCCGCCGTGCCGGTAGTAGTCGGCCTCTCCCGGCGTGTCGATGCGCACGACCGCGTCGAACTCGACCTCGCCCGCCTTGACGTGCACGGTGCGCGGGACGCCGCCCTTGTTGAGCTCCTCGACGCCGGTGATCTCGAACGTCTCCTCGCCGGTCAGGCCCAGCGACTCGGCCGTGGCGCCCTCGGGGAACTGCAGCGGCAGCACGCCCATGCCGATGAGGTTGGAGCGGTGGATGCGCTCGTAGGACTCGGCGATGACGGCCCGCACGCCGAGCAGCGCCGTGCCCTTGGCCGCCCAGTCGCGCGAGGAGCCCGAGCCGTACTCCTTGCCGGCCAGCACCACGAGCGGCGTGCCGGCGGCGGCGTAGTTGACGGAGGCGTCGTAGATGAACGACACCGGGCCGTCGGGCTGGGTGAAGTCGCGGGTGTAGCCGCCCTCGGTGCCGGGGGCGATCTGGTTGCGGAGGCGGATGTTGGCGAACGTGCCGCGGATCATCACCTCGTGGTTGCCGCGCCGCGAGCCGTAGGAGTTGAAGTCCTTGACCTCGACGCCGTGCGCCTGGAGGTACTGCGCCGCCGGGGTGCCGGCCTTGATCGAGCCGGCCGGCGAGATGTGGTCGGTGGTGACGGAGTCGCCGACCTTGACCAGCACGCGGGCGCCGGCGATGTCGGTGACCGGCTCGGGCTTCTCCGGCATGCCGTCGAAGTAGGGGGCCTTGCGCACGTAGGTGGACTCGGGGTCCCACTCGAAGGTGTCGCCGGTCGGGATCGGCAGCGAGCGCCAGTGGTCGTCGCCCTTGAAGACGTCGGCGTAGTCGCGCTCGAACATCTCGCGGCCGATCGAGGAGTGCACGACCTCGGCGACCTCCTCCGGGGAGGGCCAGATGTCGCGCAGGTAGACCGGCTCGCCGTCGGAGCCGGTGCCGAGCGGCTCGTTGTCGAGGTCGATGTCCATGGTGCCGGCCAGCGCGTACGCCACCACGAGCGGCGGCGAGGCCAGGTAGTTCATCTTGACGTCGGGGTTGATCCGGCCCTCGAAGTTGCGGTTGCCGGACAGCACCGCGGTGACGGCGAGGTCGTTGTCCTGGATGGCCTCGGAGATCTCCGGCAGCAGCGGGCCGGAGTTGCCGATGCAGGTGGTGCAGCCGTAGCCGACCAGGTTGAAGCCGATCTTGTCGAGGTACGGCTGGAGCCCGGAGCGCTCGAAGTAGCCGGTGACGACCTGGGAGCCGGGCGCGAGCGAGGTCTTGACCCACGGCTTGCGGTTGAGGCCCTTGTCGACGGCGTTGCGGGCGAGCAGGGCCGCGCCGAGCATGACGTACGGGTTGGAGGTGTTGGTGCACGAGGTGATCGCGGCAATCGAGACGATGCCGTGGTCGATCTCGAACGAGGTGCCGTCGGCCAGCGTGACCGGGACGACGCGGTGCGGCCGCTCGCCGTTGAGCCCGGCGGCGTGCGGCTTGTCGCCGTTGCCGTCGTGGCTGATGGCCGGGGAGTCGGAGGCCGGGAACGACTCGGCGGAGGCCTCGTCGGCGGGACCCTGCACGCTCGGCGCGTAGTCCTTGACCGCGGCGCGCCAGGCGCGCTTGGCGTCGGACAGCGCGATGCGGTCCTGGGGGCGCTTGGGGCCGGCGATGGACGGGACGACGGTGCCGAGGTCGAGCTCGATGTACTCGGAGAAGACCGGCTCGGGCGCCGCCGGGTCGAGCCACAGGCCCTGGGCCTTGGCGTAGGCCTCGACGAGGGCGATCTGCTCCTCGGAGCGGCCGGTCAGGCGCAGGTAGTCGACGGTTTGGCCGTCGATCGGGAAGATCGCGCAGGTGGAGCCGAACTCGGGGCTCATGTTGCCGATCGTGGCCCGGTCGGCCAGCGGCACGGAGGAGACGCCCTCGCCGTAGAACTCGACGAACTTGCCGACCACGCCGTGCTTGCGCAGGATCTCGGTGATGGTCAGCACCAGGTCGGTGGCGGTGGCGCCGGCGGGCAGCTTGCCGCTCAGCTTGAAGCCGACCACGCGCGGGATGAGCATGGAGATCGGCTGACCGAGCATCGCGGCCTCGGCCTCGATGCCGCCGACGCCCCAGCCGAGCACGCCGATGCCGTTCTCCATCGTGGTGTGGGAGTCGGTGCCCACGCAGGTGTCGGGGTAGGCCTTGCCGTCGCGGGTCATGACGACGCGGGCCAGGTGCTCGATGTTGACCTGGTGGACGATGCCGGTGCCGGGCGGGACGACCTTGAACTCGTCGAAGGCGGTCTGGCCCCAGCGCAGGAACTGGTAGCGCTCGCGGTTGCGCTCGTACTCGCGCTCGACGTTGCGCTGGAAGGCGTCGGGGTGGCCGAAGTAGTCGACGATCACGGAGTGGTCGATGACCATCTCGGCCGGGGCCAGCGGGTTGATGCGGGCCGGGTCGCCGCCGAGGTCGCGGACGGCCTCGCGCATGGTGGCGAGGTCGACGACGCAGGGCACGCCGGTGAAGTCCTGCATGATGACGCGGGCCGGGGTGAACTGGATCTCCACGCTGGGCGCGGCGTTCGGGTCCCAGCCGCCGAGCGCGCGGATGTGGTCGGCGGTGATGTTCGCGCCGTCCTCCGTGCGCAGGAGGTTCTCCAGCAGGATCTTCAGGCTGTACGGGAGGCGTGCGGCGCCCTCGACGGCATCCAGCCGGAAAATCTCATATGACGCGTCGCCGACGCGCAGCGTGTCACGGCTGCCGAAGCTGTTCGCGGACACGGTGATTCGCCTCCTCATCAGACCTGTGTTCAGTCAAATCCTGCCGCACAGCCGGAACGACACGTACGTTAGGTAACCCTAACCACCTCGGCCGCGGCGGATGTCTCGACGTCAAGATATTACCTAGGATATCTCGACATCAAGTTAAACCGGCGCGAGGCGCCAGAAGAGCAGGCCGATGATCGCCACCGACAGGATCGGGGCCAGGATCTTCTGCTCGAACTTCTTGCCGGTCTTGATGCCGATCTTCCACGGCAGCACGAACTTGGCCCCGAGCGGCCAGAGCACGGGGCAGCCGCGCTCGGTCATGCAGTCGCCGACGACGTGGATCAGGCAGCCGACCCCGACCGCGAGGCCGAGCCAGGCGTAGCCGACGCCGAGGGAGAGGAAGACGGCGTACAGGCCGGCGGTCATGCCGATGTTGACCATCGCCGAGCCGAGCTTGTTGCCCGGGATGCCGACGCCGATCGCGCGCAGGGCCAGGCCGATGAGCAGCACCACCATGACGTCGCGGCCGATGGGATAGGCGTTGGCCAGCCAGTGCGCGCCGAAGCCTAACGCCACGGCGAAGGCCAGCGAGTGGGTGGCGCCGCGGTGCCCGCCGCTGAGCCAGGACACGAGCTTGCTGAGCAGCCAGGTGACCGGGCCGAAGGTCTGCGCGATGGTCGCGCTGGGATGGTCGAGGTCGGGCAGCATGGCGGCGCCCGCGCAGATGATCGCTCCGGCGATGAGCTCGGCCGGGCTGAGGGCGGTGGCCATGATGCCGGTCTCGATGAACCGTGAGGTGTCGCTCAGCAGCGGGAGCGCGGCCAGCGGCGGCGCGAGCCCCAGCCAGGCGATGGCCCCGGTCATCGCGTGCGTGTGCCCCATCATGATCGGGACTGTACGGCAAAGAAGCGCTTTACGCGGCCCGGCATGCCGCTCCTTTACTTCCCCCGACGTGCGCGGAACTTCCCCGGAAACGCAGACGAGGTCGTTTCTCGCGGCGACAGCACCCCCCAGCCCTGCCGACGCGGAACGACCTCGTCTGCTGTGTTCAACGGCTCCATCCCCAATCCTGTTCCCGGATTCCGTAACTTTTTTGTGATCTGGCTCACGTAGGCCCCGGGCTTGCTGTCGACACAGTAGCGATATATCTTTGACGCATCGAGAACGAATCACGATATAGGGGGAAACCTATGAGTTCCGCACAGGCAGCGTCCGGCCCCTGGCCGGGCGCCCACGAGTACCGGCGCGCCGCCCGCGAGGCCTTCAAGGCCGTCGCCGACGCCTTCGAGGAGATGGGTGGCCGCTCGCACCGCCGGCACGAACAGCACCGCCACGAGCACAGGGAGCGCGGCCGCAGGGGCGGGCCGGGCGGCCCGTTCCCGTTCGACTTCGGGCGCGGCCCGTGGGGCGGCCCCGGCGGGCCGTTCGGCGGCCACCGCGGCTGGGGCGGCCGCAGCCGCAAGGCCAAGCGGGGCGACGTCCGCGCCGCGATCCTGGCCCTGCTGGCCGAGGAGCCGCGCAACGGCTACCAGATCATCCAGGAGATCGCCGAGCGCAGCGAGGGCGGCTGGAAGCCCAGCCCCGGCGCCGTCTACCCGGCGCTCCAGCAGCTCACCGACGAGGGCCTGGTGGTCGCCGAGGAGAGCGAGGGCCGCAAGACCTTCCGCCTCACCGAGGAGGGCCGCGCCTACGTCGACGCGCACGCCGACGAGGTCCGCGCGCCGTGGGACGACATGCGCCCCGACGTCGACGACAACGTCACCGAGCTGTGGCAGATCGGCCGCCAGTCCGCCTTCGCGATGATGCAGATTCTGCAGACCGGGAACGACGCACAAATCCGCGAAGCGCGTAAGACTTTGGTGGAGACCCGGCGCAAGCTCTACCAGATCCTGGCCGACGGCGAACCGGGCGAGGAGTGACCCAGCGAGGCCGGAAGGGCGAGGAACAGGCATGGACCACAACGACCTCCGCATCGGCGACGCCGAGCGCGAGCAGACGATGGAGGCGCTGCGCGAGCACTTCGCGCAGGGCCGCCTGACCCGCGAGGAGCTCGACGAGCGGCTGGACCACGCGCTGGCCGCCAAGACCGGCCGTGACCTCGCCCAGGTCACGGCCGACCTGCCCGGTCCCAGGCCCGCCTACCGCGAGCCCGGGCCCCGCCACGACGCGGCCGGCGCGGTCATGGGCGACTGGCGTGAGGCGATGGGCGCGCACCACGCGCAGATGCAGTCCCTGCACCAGGCCCGGCACGAGTGGCGCCGGGCCCACCGGGAGATGCGCCACCAGATGCGCCACCAGTGGAAGGGCCACCCGGGGCGCCGCCACCACCGCGGCCCGCACCCGTTCGTCGGGGTGCTGTTCCTGTTCATGGTCATCGGGCTGATGGTGGGCGGCTTCGGCATCTTCAAGGTGCTGTTCGGCGTGTGGCTGGTGGCCATGGTCTTCAGCCTGGTCCACCGGCGCTTCCACTACCGCGGCTGAGGAGGCCCGCGCAGATCGTTTTTGGGCCTTGACCCTGTCAGGGGCTCCATTGATGATCTGGGCGGGTCTTCCAGACGCGCGAAGGAGCCGCATGACCGAGCACGGCGCTCCGGCCGGGATCGACAGTCCGTTCGCCGCCGTGCGGCACGCCGGCGCGCTCGTCCTCGACGCGGCGGGGTACCAGGACGCCTTCGACCGCGACCACGCCGTGAGCACCGAGCCGATGTGGAAGCTGGAGCGCGCCCAGGACTTCTACGAGCCCGACGTGGCGAGCTGGCGGGCCATGATGGACGGCGACTGGGCGGGCTCCCTCGCCCTGGTCGCCCGCATGGCCGAGCCTCTTGAGCACTACTTCCGCAGCCGGGTGCCGGTCCGGCGGGTGCGGGTGGCGGAGCTGCCGGTCTCGCCGTACCTGCAGTGGGAGATGCACGTGCTGGCCGTGCGGGCGCGCGCCGGCTCCCCGTGCCGGGTGGTGCCGGCCGCGCGGGTCGCGCGCCTCGACCCGCTGCCCGAGCTGGTCGTCTTCGGCCCCTCCCTGATGTACGAGGTGCTCTACGACCGCCACGGCGGCTGCCGGGGCGGCCGGCGGATCACCGACGCGAGCGTGGTCGGCCCCTGCCTGGCCGCCGTGCGCGAGCTGTACGCCGCCGGCGAGGACGTGCTGGCCTTCCACGCGCGCGAGGTCGAGCCGCTGCCGCCGCCGGTCGTCACCGAGGCGATGCGGGCCGCGGTGCCCGCCTACGGGCACCGCACCGAGGAGTTCAGGGTGTGACGTCCTCGTTGAGGCACCGCAGCACCGGGAAGCGGGTCAGCGCCGCCGGGTCCAGCTCCTCGTCGGTGGCGACGTGGAAGACCGCGCTCTCGCCCGGCAGCAGGGTGACGAGCTGGTCGTCCACGGCCGCGGCCGGGTCCAGCCGGTCGGGGAAGAGCGCCAGCTCGCGCAGCACGGTGCGCGCGGCGACCGTCACCCGGTAGCCGCCCGGCGCGGGCTCGGCGTGCGCGTCGAAGGCGGCCCGCGGGAAGGCCACGGCCGGGTCCTCGGCGTAGAGGCGCACCGCGCGCACCGCGCCGAGGCGGGCCGACAGCAGCTCGCGCGCCGGGTCGTCGGCGGCGGCCACCGAGGGCGGCAGCTCCACCCTGGTCACCGCGCGCGGCGCCACGTGCACGGCGACCACCTCCTTGGCCAGCGGCTCGCCGCTCAGCCGGCGCCTGGTCAGCTCCAGCTCGCCCGACCACGCCTGCGGGGCGTCGTTGACCACCGCCAGCTCGCCGTCCAGCCAGGTGAGCAGCCGGTCGGCGTAGGCGCGGCGCAGCGCGTGCCACAGCGGCTTGCGCCGCCCGTCGCCGTCCACCGCCGACCAGGACGTGACCGGCCAGCAGTCGTTGAGCTGCCAGACGATCGTGCCCATGGTGTGCGGCATGAGCGCGCGGAAGCGCTCGACGCCGAAGGCCACCGCCCGCGCCTGGTTGAGCTGCGTCAGGTAGTGCCACTCGTCGAACGTGCGCGGCCGCGGCAGGTGCGCGCCGAGCCCGCGCAGCAGCTTGTCCTGGCCGTCCACGGCCTTCTGGTGCGAGGAGCCCGGGGTCAGCGGCTCGTCGGAGGAGGCCCGGCGCAGCGTGGCGTACGCGGGCGGCCCCTGGAAGCCGAACTCGGCGACGAAGCGCGGCCGGTAGGCGGCGTAGCGGGTGTAGTCCTCGCGGTTCCAGACGTCCCAGATGTGGATCGTGCCGCGCGCCGGGTCGTTGGGCGGCAGGCCGGGGGCGCCGGAGTAGGGGCTGCCCGGCCAGTACGGCCGCGTCGGGTCCAGCTCGGCCACGAGGCCCGGCAGCAGGTCGTGGTAGAAGCCGGCGCCCCAGCTCCGGCCCTGGAGCCGGTCGCGCCAGCCCCAGTCGGCGTACCCCTCCAGGTTCTCGTTGTTGCCGCACCACAGCACGAGGCTGGGGTGCGGGGCCAGGCGGGTGACGTTCTCGCGGGCCTCGGCCTCGACCTCCGAGCGGAACGGCTCCTCCTCGGGGTAGGCGGCGCAGGCGAACGGGAAGTCCTGCCACACCATGAGGCCCGTCTCGTCGGCCAGGTCGTAGAAGTCGTCGCTCTCGTACAGGCCGCCGCCCCAGACGCGCAGCAGGTTCACCCCGGCGTCGGCGGCCTGCCCGAACCGCTCGGCCAGCCGCTCGCGGGTCACGCGGGAGGGGAAGCAGTCGTCGGGGATCCAGTTGACGCCCTTGACGTAGACCGGCACCCCGTTGATCTTGAACCGGAACGCCTCGCGTTCCAGCTCGATCGAGCGGAAGCCGATCCGGCCGCGCCACTCGTCCTCGCCGAGCCGCACCGCGAGGTCGTACAGGGGCTGCGCGCCGTGGCCGCGCGGCCACCACAGCTCCGGGTCCGGCACCTTCAGCGCGAGCACGGCGGCGCGGCCGTCGATGCGCCGCTCCGCGGTGACCCCGGCGACCTCGGCCGACAGCGTGAGCGGCCCCTCCGCCGCCCGCTCGACCCGGACGTGCACCCGCAC encodes:
- a CDS encoding glycoside hydrolase family 2 protein, whose amino-acid sequence is MNHRPLHDGWTLSSEEAADLITGVPATVPGCVHTDLLAAGLIDDPYLDDNERRLAWIGRRDWTYRTAFTWSPDEHERTDLVCRGLDTVAEVTLNGVRLGSTANQHRSYRFPVRHLLRAGANELSVTFGSAYAYAEERRAALGERPGAYDEPYPFIRKMACNFGWDWGPTLVTAGIWRPIGLESWSGARLAEVRPLAYADGTVRVHVRVERAAEGPLTLSAEVAGVTAERRIDGRAAVLALKVPDPELWWPRGHGAQPLYDLAVRLGEDEWRGRIGFRSIELEREAFRFKINGVPVYVKGVNWIPDDCFPSRVTRERLAERFGQAADAGVNLLRVWGGGLYESDDFYDLADETGLMVWQDFPFACAAYPEEEPFRSEVEAEARENVTRLAPHPSLVLWCGNNENLEGYADWGWRDRLQGRSWGAGFYHDLLPGLVAELDPTRPYWPGSPYSGAPGLPPNDPARGTIHIWDVWNREDYTRYAAYRPRFVAEFGFQGPPAYATLRRASSDEPLTPGSSHQKAVDGQDKLLRGLGAHLPRPRTFDEWHYLTQLNQARAVAFGVERFRALMPHTMGTIVWQLNDCWPVTSWSAVDGDGRRKPLWHALRRAYADRLLTWLDGELAVVNDAPQAWSGELELTRRRLSGEPLAKEVVAVHVAPRAVTRVELPPSVAAADDPARELLSARLGAVRAVRLYAEDPAVAFPRAAFDAHAEPAPGGYRVTVAARTVLRELALFPDRLDPAAAVDDQLVTLLPGESAVFHVATDEELDPAALTRFPVLRCLNEDVTP